A genomic segment from Streptomyces sp. NBC_00459 encodes:
- a CDS encoding ATP-binding SpoIIE family protein phosphatase, with amino-acid sequence MASARADDDHQDGPDLVEQAFRQAAFSMSVFDIEQRYQRLNDVACQVMGVEEDVLLGQVFPYGVPADVEQLGMLAALRDVAATGKPTHYESFTRAPSGIREHAWNLELWPVRDASGEVCAVGMAAFDSSEQHWARQRLAVLDEAAVSIGTSLDLDRTAQELADLVVPRFADFASVDLLEAVMRGDEPAEAGPDGEVVLRRLAHAAGRVGAPGPVLGPGATDTYPPYSPPARALRTGQPVLSRSGAPDFDHWMASAPERAQSLRGVVVTSLVAVPLIARGTTLGVAVLLRTRPDVFNEDDFVLAKELASRAALCVDNARRYTRERTTALALQESLLPRGPSRQSAVDVASRYLPTDSRAGVGGDWFDVIPLSGARVGLVVGDVVGHGIQASATMGRLRTAVQTLADVDLPPDELLAHLDDLVLRLAADDDSVTGGDRVAVGATGATCLYAVYDPVSRELAVASAGHPPPLLVLPDGETQVVDVSVGPVLGVGGLPFETTEIQLPEGSLVALFTDGLVEPTEGDPDLGIALLARTLADGHRARASLEDRCDRVLSALLPKNPGDDVALVLARTRALDADHVRVWDLPADFEVVADARRRAVAQLEQWGLEDAAFVTELVVSELVTNAIRYGAGPIQLRLIHDRTLICEVSDGSSTSPHLRRARIFDEGGRGLLLVAQLTTSWGTRHTRTGKTIWAEQALT; translated from the coding sequence ATGGCCTCCGCGCGCGCTGACGACGACCATCAGGACGGACCTGACCTGGTGGAACAGGCGTTTCGGCAGGCGGCCTTCTCGATGTCCGTCTTCGACATCGAGCAGCGGTACCAGCGGCTCAACGACGTGGCCTGCCAGGTGATGGGCGTCGAGGAGGACGTGCTGCTCGGCCAGGTCTTCCCGTACGGAGTACCGGCGGACGTCGAGCAGCTCGGCATGCTGGCGGCCCTGCGGGACGTGGCCGCCACGGGCAAGCCCACGCACTACGAGAGCTTCACGCGGGCGCCCTCCGGGATCCGCGAGCACGCCTGGAACCTGGAGCTGTGGCCCGTCCGGGACGCCTCGGGCGAGGTGTGCGCGGTCGGCATGGCCGCGTTCGACAGCAGCGAGCAGCACTGGGCGCGGCAGCGGCTGGCGGTGCTCGACGAGGCGGCCGTCTCGATCGGCACCAGCCTGGACCTCGACCGCACCGCCCAGGAACTCGCCGACCTGGTCGTTCCCCGGTTCGCCGACTTCGCCAGCGTGGACCTGCTGGAGGCGGTCATGCGCGGCGACGAGCCTGCCGAGGCCGGACCGGACGGCGAGGTGGTGCTGCGCCGCCTCGCCCACGCCGCCGGGAGGGTCGGAGCGCCCGGGCCCGTGCTCGGCCCGGGCGCCACCGACACGTACCCGCCGTACTCCCCGCCCGCCCGGGCGCTGCGCACCGGACAGCCGGTACTCAGCCGCAGCGGCGCCCCCGACTTCGACCACTGGATGGCGAGCGCGCCCGAACGGGCCCAGAGCCTGCGCGGAGTCGTCGTCACCTCGCTGGTGGCGGTGCCGCTCATCGCGCGCGGTACGACGCTCGGGGTCGCCGTCCTGCTGCGCACCCGGCCCGACGTCTTCAACGAGGACGACTTCGTCCTGGCCAAGGAGCTGGCGAGCCGCGCCGCCCTGTGCGTAGACAACGCCCGCCGCTACACGCGCGAGCGCACCACCGCTCTCGCCCTCCAGGAGAGCCTGCTGCCGCGCGGGCCCTCCCGGCAGTCGGCGGTGGACGTCGCCTCCCGCTATCTGCCCACCGACTCGCGCGCGGGCGTCGGCGGCGACTGGTTCGACGTCATCCCCCTCTCGGGCGCGCGCGTCGGCCTCGTCGTCGGCGACGTGGTCGGCCACGGCATCCAGGCTTCGGCGACCATGGGCAGGCTGCGTACGGCGGTCCAGACGCTCGCCGACGTCGACCTGCCGCCCGACGAGCTGCTGGCCCACCTCGACGACCTGGTCCTGCGCCTCGCCGCGGACGACGACAGCGTCACCGGCGGCGACCGGGTGGCCGTCGGCGCGACCGGGGCGACCTGCCTGTACGCGGTCTACGACCCGGTCTCCCGTGAGCTGGCCGTCGCCAGCGCCGGCCACCCGCCGCCCCTGCTGGTCCTGCCGGACGGCGAGACCCAGGTCGTGGACGTCAGCGTGGGGCCGGTGCTCGGAGTGGGCGGTCTGCCCTTCGAGACCACCGAGATCCAGCTGCCGGAGGGCAGCCTCGTCGCCCTGTTCACGGACGGGCTGGTCGAGCCCACCGAGGGCGATCCGGACCTCGGCATCGCCCTGCTGGCCCGGACCCTCGCGGACGGTCACCGTGCGCGGGCCTCGCTGGAGGACCGCTGCGACCGGGTCCTGTCCGCCCTGCTGCCGAAGAACCCCGGCGACGACGTCGCCCTGGTGCTGGCCCGCACCCGCGCCCTGGACGCCGACCACGTCCGCGTCTGGGACCTGCCCGCCGACTTCGAGGTGGTCGCCGACGCCCGCAGACGCGCCGTCGCCCAGTTGGAGCAGTGGGGCCTGGAGGATGCCGCCTTCGTCACCGAACTGGTCGTCAGCGAACTCGTCACCAACGCGATCCGCTACGGCGCCGGCCCGATCCAGCTCCGGCTGATCCACGACCGTACGCTCATCTGCGAGGTCTCCGACGGCAGTTCGACCTCACCGCACCTGCGCCGGGCCAGGATCTTCGACGAGGGCGGCCGAGGTCTCCTCCTGGTCGCCCAGCTCACCACCAGCTGGGGCACCCGGCACACCAGGACCGGCAAGACGATCTGGGCGGAACAGGCGCTGACCTGA
- a CDS encoding lanthionine synthetase LanC family protein, with the protein MPENDANDSNASYDRYRELGEAAWSWVLDQIREDDGPWLPETVSEDTAKDDAPDTVPAKDRDSLYSGIAGLAPVLAEIARHREPTDRERSLAAGIVTRLSAAAKERTEPSLYDGLAGDVTALRLLAPGTESVALRRLAELATPDGWRTTVGFEDGSDAPLNDIIMGTAGVVLTALWAGGEFTESIATTGCEALLRVAHRTEAGLDWGIGATTEWRAPNYSHGTAGVASALAVAGTALGRKDFVEAAVLGARHVLSVGRLDDGGFIVPHTIPPSKREVEPVTYTWCHGPTGTSHLFSALAHAGVTEVSGLGVGELRQRCMTSILTSGVPQRLRPGFWDNDGRCCGTAGVGDVLLDAAQDCGDPDTAQTLVRAARVMGDALVERAVRDGAGARWRFIEHRQEHPLLPPGTAWMQGAAGIAAYLFRLARFLGTGPEAAVVDRPDQWWAVPERLRTTGAATAS; encoded by the coding sequence GTGCCCGAGAACGATGCGAACGACTCGAACGCTTCATACGACAGATACCGGGAACTGGGCGAGGCCGCCTGGTCGTGGGTGCTGGACCAGATCCGCGAGGACGACGGCCCGTGGCTGCCGGAGACGGTGTCGGAGGACACGGCGAAGGACGACGCTCCCGACACCGTTCCCGCGAAGGATCGCGACAGTCTGTACTCGGGGATCGCCGGTCTGGCCCCCGTGCTGGCCGAGATCGCCCGCCATCGCGAACCCACCGACCGGGAGCGGTCGTTGGCGGCCGGGATCGTGACCAGACTGTCGGCAGCGGCGAAGGAGCGGACGGAACCCTCGCTGTACGACGGCCTGGCCGGTGACGTGACGGCGCTGAGGCTGCTGGCACCGGGCACGGAGTCGGTCGCGCTGCGGCGACTGGCCGAACTGGCGACCCCCGACGGCTGGCGGACCACCGTCGGGTTCGAAGACGGATCGGACGCGCCCCTCAACGACATCATCATGGGCACCGCGGGCGTGGTGCTCACCGCCCTCTGGGCGGGCGGCGAGTTCACGGAGTCGATCGCGACGACGGGCTGCGAGGCGCTGCTGCGGGTGGCGCACCGTACGGAGGCGGGCCTGGACTGGGGCATCGGGGCGACGACGGAGTGGCGGGCGCCGAACTACTCCCACGGCACCGCCGGAGTGGCCTCGGCACTGGCCGTGGCGGGCACTGCCCTGGGCCGGAAGGACTTCGTCGAGGCGGCAGTCCTGGGGGCCCGGCATGTTCTGTCCGTTGGCCGGTTGGACGACGGTGGCTTCATCGTTCCGCACACGATCCCGCCGTCGAAGCGCGAGGTCGAGCCGGTGACGTACACCTGGTGCCACGGTCCGACGGGCACCTCGCACCTGTTCTCGGCGCTGGCGCACGCGGGTGTGACGGAGGTGTCCGGACTGGGCGTCGGTGAGCTGCGGCAGCGCTGCATGACCTCGATCCTCACCTCGGGCGTCCCGCAGCGCCTGCGCCCCGGGTTCTGGGACAACGACGGCCGCTGCTGCGGCACGGCGGGCGTGGGTGACGTACTCCTGGACGCGGCACAGGACTGCGGGGACCCGGATACCGCGCAGACCCTGGTGCGGGCGGCTCGCGTGATGGGCGACGCGCTGGTGGAGCGGGCCGTCAGGGACGGGGCGGGCGCCCGCTGGCGCTTCATCGAACACCGTCAGGAACATCCGCTGCTGCCGCCGGGCACCGCGTGGATGCAGGGGGCGGCGGGCATCGCGGCGTATCTCTTCCGGCTCGCCCGGTTCCTCGGCACCGGGCCCGAGGCCGCGGTGGTGGACCGGCCGGACCAGTGGTGGGCGGTGCCGGAGCGGCTGCGCACCACGGGTGCTGCGACCGCCTCCTGA
- a CDS encoding MarR family winged helix-turn-helix transcriptional regulator encodes MAERATPVGDMDDVDAVTRAVLTASRLLLAVSARSLAEVEERVTLPQFRMLVVLSTRGDTKLVTLADLLQVAPSTAMRMIDRLIAAGLAERHLNPDNRRETQLGLTEEGRRTVEDVMARRRAEISGIVARLAPAQRAALVEALTAFSEAGGEPPTPATDDTQSQALGWADTAIV; translated from the coding sequence ATGGCGGAGCGCGCGACCCCCGTAGGGGACATGGACGATGTTGACGCGGTGACCCGTGCGGTACTGACCGCGTCGCGGCTGCTGCTGGCGGTCTCCGCCCGGTCCCTCGCCGAGGTCGAGGAGCGCGTCACGCTCCCGCAGTTCCGGATGCTGGTCGTCCTGTCCACGCGCGGCGACACCAAGCTGGTCACGCTCGCCGACCTGCTCCAGGTGGCTCCCTCCACCGCGATGCGCATGATCGACCGGCTGATCGCGGCAGGCCTCGCCGAACGGCATCTCAACCCCGACAACCGACGTGAGACCCAACTGGGCCTCACCGAGGAGGGACGTCGAACGGTCGAGGACGTCATGGCCCGGCGGCGGGCCGAGATCTCCGGGATCGTGGCCCGGCTGGCCCCGGCCCAGCGGGCAGCGCTCGTCGAGGCGCTCACCGCCTTCAGCGAGGCGGGCGGCGAGCCCCCGACCCCGGCGACGGACGACACACAGTCGCAGGCGCTCGGCTGGGCGGACACCGCGATCGTGTGA
- a CDS encoding DUF4142 domain-containing protein, producing the protein MPISAKKAGNVFVFGALGLTLAALAYPAMLGVQNTTSSPDRVIANTRYGPLTEADRDFVVKVRAAGLWEYPLGEMAMERGTTVEMREAGKHLIVGHAGLDDMCRRIAPELGVVLPNVASPQQQQFVATADAAAGKEFDSTAVTIMRVTHGQIFPVIAKTRATTRNVMIRALADLANDTVLDHITVLENTGLVNIDQVNFQQSTPPKLPKDDTTPPPPLQGAPMVALTPRPDLNIRTAAPAPTGPSRTSTSAG; encoded by the coding sequence ATGCCCATCTCGGCCAAAAAGGCGGGAAACGTGTTCGTGTTCGGCGCTCTGGGTCTGACCCTCGCCGCACTGGCCTACCCCGCCATGCTCGGCGTGCAGAACACGACGAGCTCACCCGACCGCGTCATCGCCAACACCCGCTACGGACCGCTGACCGAGGCCGACCGGGACTTCGTGGTCAAGGTGCGCGCGGCGGGGCTGTGGGAGTACCCGTTGGGCGAGATGGCGATGGAGCGGGGCACGACCGTGGAGATGCGGGAGGCCGGCAAGCACCTGATCGTCGGTCACGCCGGACTCGACGACATGTGCCGCAGGATCGCCCCCGAACTCGGGGTGGTCCTGCCCAACGTGGCGTCGCCGCAACAGCAGCAGTTCGTGGCCACCGCGGACGCGGCCGCCGGCAAGGAGTTCGACTCCACCGCGGTCACCATCATGCGGGTGACCCACGGCCAGATCTTCCCGGTCATCGCCAAGACCCGCGCCACCACCAGGAACGTCATGATCCGCGCCCTGGCCGACCTGGCCAACGACACCGTCCTCGATCACATCACCGTGCTGGAGAACACCGGCCTGGTCAACATCGACCAGGTCAACTTCCAGCAGAGCACACCGCCGAAGCTGCCCAAGGACGACACGACCCCGCCGCCGCCCCTGCAGGGCGCACCGATGGTCGCGCTCACCCCGCGCCCGGACCTGAACATCCGCACGGCCGCCCCGGCGCCCACGGGCCCGTCCCGTACGTCGACGTCAGCGGGCTGA
- a CDS encoding MarR family winged helix-turn-helix transcriptional regulator, whose amino-acid sequence MAVVENESGDGDVTGRAEISSAEEAANNALVLAFGRLQGAANRLEYILGRSLEQECGISHLMFEVLLILGRAGEPGLSMRAVAQEQVLTTGGATRLVDRMAAAGLVERAEDPDDRRGRLVRLTPLGEETAVRASRLHVENIRRHFVAPLPPEDWERFTEDLRILSHSARDELPRLP is encoded by the coding sequence ATGGCAGTAGTGGAGAACGAGAGTGGTGACGGCGACGTGACTGGGCGGGCGGAGATCTCGTCGGCGGAGGAGGCCGCGAACAACGCACTGGTGCTGGCGTTCGGGCGGTTGCAGGGTGCGGCGAACCGGCTCGAGTACATCCTCGGCCGGTCGCTGGAGCAGGAGTGCGGGATCAGTCACCTCATGTTCGAAGTGCTGCTGATCCTGGGGCGGGCGGGGGAGCCGGGCCTGTCGATGCGGGCCGTGGCCCAGGAGCAGGTGCTGACCACGGGCGGTGCGACGCGTCTGGTGGACCGGATGGCGGCGGCCGGGCTGGTCGAGCGCGCGGAGGACCCCGACGACCGGCGCGGCCGGCTGGTGCGCCTGACCCCGCTGGGTGAGGAGACCGCCGTGCGGGCGTCCCGGCTGCACGTGGAGAACATACGCCGCCATTTCGTGGCGCCGCTGCCGCCCGAGGACTGGGAGCGATTCACCGAGGACCTGCGCATTCTCAGTCACTCCGCGCGGGACGAGCTGCCCCGCCTGCCCTGA
- a CDS encoding DsbA family protein: MKLVLVFDAYCGWSHGFSGTLGEVASRHPDVPVEVVSGGLFTGSRRVPVREFGYVQGANAQIAELTGAEFGEAYEKLIADGSFVMDSEVAARGVAALRQAAPARAAELAVALQRAFYVDGLSLSEATTYRKVAEEAGLDADAVVAAFEGTGVRVAAGTDFHRAASLGVTGFPTLLAVDGDRVTVLARGHATADEVDERLATLRTP, encoded by the coding sequence ATGAAGCTCGTCCTTGTCTTCGACGCCTACTGCGGCTGGTCGCACGGCTTCTCCGGAACGCTGGGCGAGGTCGCCTCCCGTCATCCGGACGTTCCGGTCGAGGTGGTGTCCGGCGGCCTGTTCACCGGGTCGCGTCGGGTGCCGGTCCGGGAGTTCGGATACGTCCAGGGTGCGAACGCGCAGATCGCCGAGCTGACCGGTGCCGAGTTCGGTGAGGCGTACGAGAAGCTGATCGCGGACGGCTCGTTCGTGATGGACTCGGAGGTCGCCGCGCGCGGGGTCGCCGCACTGCGTCAGGCCGCGCCCGCCCGTGCTGCGGAACTGGCCGTCGCGTTGCAGCGCGCCTTCTACGTCGACGGTCTCAGCCTGTCGGAGGCAACCACCTATCGGAAGGTCGCCGAAGAGGCCGGCCTGGACGCCGACGCCGTGGTGGCCGCCTTCGAAGGAACCGGGGTGCGGGTCGCGGCCGGCACCGACTTCCACCGGGCCGCCTCGCTGGGCGTCACCGGCTTCCCGACCCTCCTCGCCGTCGACGGCGACCGGGTCACCGTGCTGGCCCGGGGTCACGCCACCGCGGACGAGGTCGACGAGCGGCTCGCGACCCTTCGCACCCCCTGA
- a CDS encoding MBL fold metallo-hydrolase, which produces MSALSFKVLDLDFPAGSRNKTATLVTGESEALLVDAAFTRADGHRLAAEILDSGKTLTTVFVSHADPDFYFGAEVIADAFPDAVFVATPLVIEHIRDSYEGKLKAWAALGPNLPTRLVDLQPLSGDLTLEGHRFELKGGPDALPDRHYLWQAEERALLGGVLLFQQEHVWVADTATPGDRAAWIALLDEMAALEPELVVPGHRLPGTAADASAITATRDYLVAFEEELDQAADGAALTAALVKRYPDNGMLIAAQIGAKVAKGEMKWG; this is translated from the coding sequence ATGAGTGCCCTCTCCTTCAAGGTCCTGGACCTGGACTTCCCGGCCGGCAGCAGGAACAAGACCGCCACCCTCGTCACCGGTGAGAGCGAGGCGCTGCTGGTGGACGCGGCGTTCACGCGCGCCGACGGCCACCGCCTGGCCGCCGAGATCCTCGACTCGGGCAAGACGCTGACGACGGTCTTCGTCAGCCATGCCGACCCCGACTTCTACTTCGGCGCCGAAGTGATCGCGGACGCCTTCCCCGACGCGGTGTTCGTGGCGACGCCGCTGGTGATCGAGCACATCCGGGACTCCTACGAGGGCAAGCTCAAGGCGTGGGCGGCGCTGGGCCCCAACCTGCCCACCCGTCTGGTTGACCTTCAGCCGCTGAGCGGTGACCTCACCCTGGAGGGCCACCGTTTCGAGCTGAAGGGCGGCCCGGACGCGCTGCCCGACCGTCACTACCTGTGGCAGGCCGAGGAGCGCGCGCTGCTCGGCGGTGTGCTGCTCTTCCAGCAGGAGCATGTCTGGGTCGCCGACACCGCCACCCCCGGTGACCGCGCCGCCTGGATCGCCCTGCTCGACGAAATGGCAGCGCTGGAGCCGGAGTTGGTCGTCCCGGGGCACCGGCTGCCCGGCACGGCGGCCGACGCCTCCGCGATCACCGCCACCCGCGACTACCTCGTCGCCTTCGAGGAGGAACTGGACCAGGCCGCGGACGGTGCCGCCCTCACGGCGGCACTGGTCAAGCGTTACCCGGACAACGGCATGCTGATCGCCGCGCAGATCGGTGCGAAGGTCGCCAAGGGCGAGATGAAGTGGGGCTGA
- a CDS encoding nuclear transport factor 2 family protein translates to MGLTMTDTDTGFAASAAPADVVRRQYLASAAGDLDALRATLAPDVEWTEMAGFPLAGTYRTPEGVTSSVMEQLGKEWEGWTAHDDTYVVDGENVVVLARYTAANKATGKAIDVRVAHHFVVRGGLIVRFEQFVDTALVRDAMAH, encoded by the coding sequence GTGGGGCTGACCATGACCGACACCGATACCGGTTTCGCGGCCTCCGCGGCGCCCGCCGACGTCGTACGCCGTCAGTACCTCGCCTCCGCCGCCGGGGATCTGGACGCCCTGCGGGCCACCCTCGCCCCGGACGTGGAGTGGACGGAGATGGCCGGCTTCCCGCTGGCCGGCACCTACCGCACCCCCGAAGGCGTCACGTCGAGCGTGATGGAGCAGCTGGGCAAGGAGTGGGAGGGCTGGACCGCTCACGACGACACGTATGTCGTGGACGGGGAGAACGTCGTCGTCCTGGCCCGCTACACCGCGGCCAACAAGGCCACCGGCAAGGCGATCGACGTCCGTGTCGCCCACCACTTCGTCGTACGCGGCGGGCTCATCGTCCGCTTCGAACAGTTCGTCGACACCGCCCTCGTCCGTGACGCCATGGCCCACTGA
- a CDS encoding HupE/UreJ family protein, with the protein MTKKTYRLLPALLLAAFFLTGLLAPTAEAHPMSTSAVLLDIGDDSVDGEIQLPLDRLSIAVDRDLTGARVLGADRAFLKSYTAQHISAVGKDGKPWTVELGTGTVTSIDASPHLVYPLEFRPPGGEVTAFDLRYDVIVEELLTHKVVVTVRYDFDRGILKADDAETLGILDHATKTLTVPADEGSWLRGFASTAALGIEHVGEGADHLLFLLMLLIPAPLVAAGGSWRPAASRRRAIMRVVHVVSAFAVGHSLTLALAATGVIDLPTRPVETLIALSIAVSAIHAIRPLVAHGEVLIAVGFGLIHGLAFASLITDLGLDRGSLVTTLLGFNLGIELTQLLVVALLMPSLLVLARTRSYPAFRIGVAVVGLLFSSSWMLERAALTSTDPFEGVQTWLVGHPVWVATTVACLAAAAHGARTWTHRSAPEH; encoded by the coding sequence ATGACCAAGAAGACCTACCGGCTGCTGCCCGCGCTCCTCCTCGCGGCCTTCTTCCTGACCGGCCTCCTGGCACCGACGGCCGAGGCACACCCGATGTCCACCTCGGCGGTCCTTCTGGACATCGGCGACGACAGCGTGGACGGCGAGATCCAGCTCCCCCTGGACCGTCTGTCCATCGCGGTGGACCGCGACCTGACCGGCGCCCGCGTCCTGGGCGCCGACCGGGCGTTCCTGAAGAGCTACACGGCCCAGCACATCAGTGCTGTCGGCAAGGACGGCAAACCCTGGACGGTGGAACTCGGCACGGGAACGGTCACGTCGATCGACGCGTCGCCCCACCTCGTCTACCCGCTGGAGTTCCGTCCGCCCGGCGGCGAGGTCACCGCCTTCGACCTGAGGTACGACGTCATCGTCGAGGAACTGCTCACGCACAAGGTCGTCGTCACCGTCCGGTACGACTTCGACCGGGGCATCCTGAAGGCGGACGACGCCGAGACCCTGGGCATCCTCGACCACGCGACGAAGACCCTCACGGTCCCGGCGGACGAGGGTTCCTGGCTGCGGGGCTTCGCCTCGACGGCCGCCCTCGGCATCGAGCACGTCGGCGAGGGCGCCGACCATCTCCTCTTCCTGCTCATGCTGTTGATCCCGGCGCCCCTGGTTGCGGCCGGCGGCAGCTGGCGCCCGGCGGCGTCACGGCGGCGGGCGATCATGCGGGTCGTGCATGTGGTGTCGGCGTTCGCGGTGGGCCATTCGCTCACCCTGGCTCTGGCGGCGACGGGAGTGATCGACCTCCCGACGCGCCCGGTGGAGACGTTGATCGCCCTCTCGATCGCGGTGTCGGCGATCCACGCGATCCGCCCTCTGGTGGCACACGGCGAGGTTCTGATCGCCGTCGGCTTCGGCCTGATCCACGGCCTGGCCTTCGCCTCCCTGATCACGGACCTCGGCCTGGACCGGGGCTCCCTGGTGACCACCCTGCTGGGTTTCAATCTGGGCATCGAACTGACCCAACTGCTGGTCGTGGCCCTGCTGATGCCGTCACTGCTCGTCCTGGCCCGGACCCGCTCCTATCCCGCCTTCCGCATCGGCGTGGCGGTCGTCGGCCTGCTCTTCTCGTCGTCCTGGATGCTCGAACGCGCGGCCCTCACCTCCACCGACCCCTTCGAGGGCGTCCAGACCTGGCTGGTGGGGCATCCCGTATGGGTCGCGACGACGGTCGCGTGTCTGGCGGCAGCCGCCCATGGAGCCAGGACATGGACCCACCGGTCAGCGCCGGAGCACTGA
- a CDS encoding DUF3500 domain-containing protein, whose translation MRRTMTALAVCVSLGVTGCSAATSTSSVAPAALNAAQVAKKVKGVGGANTAKVVAAADAFLATLSAEQQDTVLYDFDDAAKKTGWSNFPTPVVERNGLKLGDLTDEQEAAALKVMEAALSKQGYEELVEIRKADDYLASLTAGDATGTPSATPTDSPTTTPTGTPTGAPTGGGTRPPGGGGGGGGANFGSEWYYISFFGQPSKTGQFTLQYGGHHAAYNLTYAGQNVSISPTLTAVEPMEFNWEEMFYAPMEDKRTATIGAIQSLTSTELTSAEIDGSFDDLFLGPGNDGPFPTDPEGVLVSSLTKKQQAKVTAMLKAWVDDLDEAAAKRLLAKYASEYDKTYIGWSGGTTLDNDQTYVRLDGPSAWIEFSNQPGASTDEIHQHTIFRDETADYGWN comes from the coding sequence ATGCGCCGCACCATGACAGCTCTGGCCGTATGCGTCAGCCTGGGCGTCACCGGCTGTTCAGCCGCGACCAGCACGTCCTCGGTCGCCCCGGCGGCTCTGAACGCGGCCCAGGTCGCGAAGAAGGTCAAGGGCGTGGGAGGCGCGAACACCGCGAAGGTCGTGGCCGCCGCCGACGCGTTCCTGGCGACGCTCTCCGCCGAGCAGCAGGACACCGTCCTGTACGACTTCGACGACGCGGCCAAGAAGACCGGCTGGTCCAACTTCCCGACCCCTGTCGTGGAGCGCAACGGCCTCAAGCTGGGTGACCTCACCGACGAGCAGGAGGCCGCGGCCCTGAAGGTCATGGAGGCCGCGCTCAGCAAGCAGGGGTACGAGGAACTCGTCGAGATCCGCAAGGCCGACGACTACCTGGCCTCGCTGACGGCCGGCGACGCGACCGGCACCCCGTCGGCCACCCCGACCGACAGCCCGACCACGACTCCGACCGGCACCCCGACCGGTGCTCCCACCGGTGGGGGCACCCGTCCCCCGGGCGGCGGCGGTGGTGGCGGTGGCGCCAACTTCGGCTCCGAGTGGTACTACATCTCCTTCTTCGGACAGCCCAGCAAGACCGGCCAGTTCACCCTCCAGTACGGCGGCCACCACGCCGCGTACAACCTCACCTACGCCGGCCAGAACGTGTCCATCTCCCCGACCCTGACCGCCGTCGAGCCGATGGAGTTCAACTGGGAGGAGATGTTCTACGCCCCCATGGAGGACAAGCGGACCGCCACCATCGGCGCGATCCAGTCCCTGACCTCGACCGAGCTGACCTCCGCCGAGATCGACGGCAGCTTCGACGACCTGTTCCTGGGCCCGGGCAACGACGGCCCCTTCCCGACGGACCCCGAGGGCGTGCTCGTCAGCTCCCTCACCAAGAAGCAGCAGGCCAAGGTCACCGCGATGCTGAAGGCGTGGGTGGACGACCTGGACGAGGCCGCCGCCAAGCGGCTCCTCGCCAAATACGCCTCCGAGTACGACAAGACGTACATCGGGTGGAGCGGCGGCACGACCCTCGACAACGACCAGACCTACGTACGCCTCGACGGCCCGTCCGCCTGGATCGAGTTCTCCAACCAGCCCGGCGCCTCGACCGACGAGATCCACCAGCACACGATCTTCCGGGACGAGACCGCCGACTACGGCTGGAACTGA
- a CDS encoding response regulator transcription factor, with translation MPNRVLIADDDRAIRESLERALELEGYEVVTAVDGVEALTQARRGSFHALVVDVMMPHVDGAGVCRVLRADGDRTPVLMLTARAGTPDRIAGLDAGADDYLPKPFAVPELLARLRALLRRAALTPDDGEETDAAGSELRIAALRIDLSGRRAWWGGAELRLSKTEFDLLELLVRNEGIVLGHAAVYREIWGEEFAVDGKNLAGYIGYLRRKLGDAGAPDLIHTVRGVGYAVRRP, from the coding sequence ATGCCGAACCGTGTCCTCATAGCCGACGACGACCGTGCGATCCGTGAATCCCTGGAACGCGCCCTGGAGTTGGAGGGCTACGAGGTCGTCACCGCCGTCGACGGGGTGGAGGCACTGACCCAGGCACGCCGGGGTTCCTTCCACGCGCTCGTCGTGGACGTGATGATGCCCCACGTCGACGGCGCCGGGGTGTGCCGGGTGCTGCGCGCCGACGGCGACCGCACCCCGGTCCTGATGCTCACCGCGCGGGCCGGCACGCCGGACCGCATCGCCGGCCTGGACGCGGGCGCCGACGACTATCTGCCCAAGCCCTTCGCGGTACCCGAACTGCTGGCGAGGCTACGGGCGTTGCTGCGCCGGGCCGCACTGACACCGGACGACGGCGAGGAAACCGACGCGGCCGGCTCCGAACTGCGGATCGCCGCCCTGCGGATCGACCTTTCCGGGCGGCGGGCCTGGTGGGGCGGGGCCGAACTGCGGTTGTCCAAGACCGAGTTCGACCTGCTGGAGCTGCTCGTGCGCAACGAGGGCATCGTGCTCGGCCACGCGGCCGTCTACCGGGAGATATGGGGCGAGGAGTTCGCCGTGGACGGCAAGAACCTCGCCGGTTACATCGGCTATCTGCGGCGCAAGCTGGGCGACGCCGGTGCGCCCGACCTCATCCACACCGTGCGGGGCGTGGGTTATGCGGTGCGGCGGCCATGA